Proteins encoded together in one Ipomoea triloba cultivar NCNSP0323 chromosome 4, ASM357664v1 window:
- the LOC116016301 gene encoding delta-aminolevulinic acid dehydratase, chloroplastic → MASIAMSSSSSGIVGALKFDLKSEPSVKFSPVVLPSIRARRPRFVTLIKSSIDNGSGSSGPVKKLGMTDAECEAAVVAGNVPEAPPVPPKPAAPAGTPVVSSLPLNRRPRRNRRSPAMRSAFQETTLSPANFVYPLFIHEGEEDTPIGAMPGCYRLGWRHGLIEEVSKARDVGVNSVVLFPKVPDALKSPTGDEAYNDNGLVPRTIRLLKDKYPDLIIYTDVALDPYSSDGHDGIVREDGVIMNDETVHQLCKQAVSQARAGADVVSPSDMMDGRVGAIRAALDAEGFHNVSIMSYTAKYASSFYGPFREALDSNPRFGDKKTYQMNPANYREALVEMHEDESEGADILLVKPGLPYLDIIRLLRDKSPLPIAAYQVSGEYSMIKAGGALKMIDEERVMLESLMCLRRAGADIILTYFALQAARCLCGEKR, encoded by the exons ATGGCTTCAATCGCGATGTCAAGCTCTTCTTCCGGTATCGTTGGGGCACTCAAATTCGATCTGAAATCGGAGCCATCGGTGAAATTTTCCCCTGTCGTGCTGCCTTCAATCAGGGCCAGGCGACCGCGGTTTGTGACGTTGATCAAGTCGAGTATTGATAATGGCTCTGGAAGCTCCGGACCTGTGAAAAAGTTGGGCATGACTGATGCCGAATGTGAGGCTGCCGTCGTCGCTGGAAACGTGCCTGAAGCTCCGCCTGTGCCGCCCAAGCCTGCCGCCCCGGCTGGTACCCCCGTAGTTTCTTCTCTT CCACTAAATAGGCGTCCACGTCGCAACCGTAGGTCACCAGCCATGAGGTCTGCATTCCAAGAAACAACTTTGAGCCCTGCAAATTTTGTTTATCCACTTTTCATTCATGAGG GTGAAGAAGACACACCTATTGGGGCAATGCCTGGATGTTATAGGCTCGGGTGGAGGCATGGACTTATTGAAGAG GTTTCAAAGGCTAGGGATGTTGGTGTTAACAGTGTTGTGCTATTCCCAAAAGTTCCAGATGCTTTAAAG TCTCCTACAGGTGATGAAGCCTACAATGATAATGGATTAGTCCCTCGAACTATACGACTGCTAAAAGACAAGTACCCTGATCTT ATTATCTACACTGATGTTGCTCTAGATCCATATTCCTCTGATGGGCATGATGGTATTGTTAGGGAGGATG GAGTTATAATGAATGATGAAACTGTGCACCAGTTGTGTAAGCAGGCAGTCAGCCAA GCCAGAGCAGGAGCGGATGTTGTCAGTCCCAGTGACATGATGGATGGCCGTGTTGGAGCAATTCGAGCTGCTCTTGATGCTGAAGGATTTCATAATGTGTCTATAATGTCCTACACTGCAAA GTACGCAAGCTCCTTTTATGGCCCTTTCCGAGAAGCATTAGACTCAAATCCACGTTTTGGAGATAAGAAAAC CTATCAGATGAACCCAGCAAATTATAGGGAAGCACTGGTTGAGATGCATGAAGATGAGTCCGAAGGAGCTGATATTCTCCTG GTGAAACCCGGTTTGCCTTACTTGGATATTATAAGGCTTCTACGAGATAAATCTCCTTTACCCATAGCTGCATATCAG GTTTCCGGTGAGTACTCCATGATCAAGGCAGGCGGGGCTCTCAAAATGATAGATGAAGAAAGGGTCATGTTGGAGTCTTTAATGTGCCTTCGACGAGCGGGTGCTGATATCATTTTGACATATTTTGCGTTGCAAGCTGCTAGATGCTTGTGTGGAGAGAAGAGATGA